One genomic region from Halococcus qingdaonensis encodes:
- a CDS encoding transcriptional regulator, which produces MSRSALVGNVTAMLEDAGFLVSERCAVRPKSFDVAARRDDTVLLLKILGNIDAFDARTGIEMRRLGTHLDATPMVIGLRTRDEELKPGVMYLRHGVPVLSPDTALDLFIEDVPPMIYAAPGGLYVNIDGKVLADEREEREWSLGRLASELGVSRRTVSKYEDGMNASVEVAAKMEDLLDAPLVDPVDVLDGAEDPDDEDATDDETDDALVAVLTRVGFDVHPTTRAPFKTVSEDDGDEENVLTGHSAFTQTAEKRARIMSSLGTVTRTRSVYVVDDASRDAVEETALIEREEIDAIDDPDALRELIRERAESSA; this is translated from the coding sequence ATGTCCCGGTCCGCGCTCGTCGGCAACGTGACGGCCATGCTCGAAGACGCGGGCTTTCTCGTCAGCGAGCGCTGTGCGGTCCGCCCGAAGAGCTTCGACGTGGCTGCACGTCGCGACGACACGGTACTGCTGCTCAAGATCCTCGGCAACATCGACGCCTTCGATGCCCGCACCGGCATCGAGATGCGGCGACTCGGCACGCATCTCGACGCCACGCCGATGGTCATCGGCCTGCGAACCCGCGACGAGGAGCTGAAACCCGGCGTGATGTATCTCCGACACGGCGTGCCGGTCCTGAGCCCCGACACCGCCCTCGACCTGTTCATTGAGGACGTCCCGCCGATGATCTACGCTGCCCCCGGCGGGCTCTACGTCAACATCGACGGCAAGGTGCTCGCCGACGAACGCGAAGAACGCGAATGGAGTCTCGGCCGCCTCGCATCGGAGCTCGGCGTCTCACGACGCACCGTCTCGAAATACGAGGACGGCATGAACGCCTCCGTCGAGGTCGCCGCCAAGATGGAGGACCTGCTCGACGCACCACTCGTCGATCCCGTCGACGTGCTCGACGGTGCCGAAGACCCCGACGACGAGGACGCGACCGACGACGAGACCGACGACGCGCTCGTCGCCGTGCTCACACGGGTCGGCTTCGACGTCCATCCGACGACGCGCGCACCGTTCAAAACCGTCAGCGAGGACGATGGCGACGAGGAGAACGTCCTCACCGGGCACTCGGCGTTCACACAGACCGCCGAGAAGCGCGCCCGCATCATGTCCTCGCTCGGCACCGTCACCCGCACGCGCTCGGTCTACGTCGTCGACGACGCCAGCCGCGACGCCGTCGAGGAAACCGCACTCATCGAACGCGAGGAGATCGACGCCATCGACGATCCCGACGCGCTGCGCGAGCTGATCCGCGAACGCGCCGAGAGCTCCGCCTGA